From the Methanobacterium sp. BAmetb5 genome, the window TCTGTTCCTTCCAGTGGTATTTATCGTTGAAGATGCTGTGCAGTTTCCAGGCCACATCCTTAACTCCCATTTTTTTAACCCGGGATGAGCGGCGGAACTCTTCAATGTACTGGCTGACGTTCTTCTGCACTCCTTCCTCAGGGAGGAAAGCCAGACCAGTTATACCTACCCCTATCCTAGGGTTTATTTGAAAGATTTTAATGGCGTTTTCACTGCCTATCCGGGCCATGCCCTTCATGTTGCGGTAACTCTGCCGGCTATCGGCAGCCAGCACTATTCCTTCTGGTGTGGTGGTGTTAATGACCAGTGACATGTTTTAACCTTCATTTTTTATGGGATATTTTATCTAGAAATTAATTATGGATGTGGGGGTTAATAGTCCTAGTGTAAAAAAATGCAGATCGCTAACAGCACTGAACAGTAAATATGGGTTTAAAATGAGCATCACCGATGATAAATAGTTAAATCTTCTCTTAAAATATTTATAAGTCTACCATTATTTAGCTGGTATTTTTAAGGGTTTGTAGGGCCTGTAAACTGGTTCCCATATGTTAGATTCCACCAGGCTTTCCACATCGTTATCCTGGCAGCAGGCAACTCCCTCCAGAATGGCCTGCTCTGCCACAGCCATTCCAATATTTTTACTCACTTCCATTAAATGGGAAACATCAGGGAGCAATCTCCGGATGTCTTCCTCTTCCACAGAACTGGCCAGTGCCTGTGTAGCCGCGTCCATCATTCCTGCAGTCATCCTTTCCGCCTGGCTGCTGATTACACCCAGACCCAGCCCCGGGAATATCAGGGCGTTGTTGCACTGGGCCACTGGATAAGATTGTCCCTGGAAATTCACGTCTTTAAAGGGACTTCCAGTGGCCACCAGTACCTTTCCCCCTGTCCATCTGATTAAATCATCGGGAACAGCCTCTACCAGAGTTAATGGGTTGGATAATGGGAATATGATGGGGTGCTCCACCTGGGAGGCCATTGTGGTAATGACTTCACGGGTGAAGGCTCCCTGCACTGTGCTGGTACCTATCAGGATGGTGGGGTGCACCTTACGCACCACATCCAGCAGGTCTCCTGGATCATCACCAGAACCCCAAATTTCGGTTTCTTCAGGTGGACGGGCGTAGGGCGCCTTGAAATAATCGATGTCCTCCCGGGTACTGGTTACCAGTCCCTTCCTGTCTATGAGCCAGAAACGCCTGTAGGCTTCTTCATGGTTTAGTCCTTCCTTTACCATTTGTTTCCATATTTGGTCGGCAATTCCACATCCGGCAGTTCCCGCCCCATAGATAAGCACCCGATGATGAGATAAAGGGGTTCCAGTTACTTCCAAAGCATTAAGGAGGGCGGCCATGGCAACGGCCCCGGTACCCTGTATATCATCATTGAAGGTGCACATCCTGTCCTGGTAACGATCCAGGTGGTGTCTGGCATTTTTCTTACCAAAATCTTCCCACTGGAGGAAAACACGGGGGAATTTGCCCTTTATGGCCTCAATCACCGCCTCCACAAAGTGATGGTATTCCCCCTGGCTGATACGAGGATGACGCCAGCCAAGATAGAATGGATCCTCCAGTAAACGTGAATTATTGGTGCCCACATCGATCATGATGGGCAGCATCCTCCGGGGGTTGATACCGGCACACAGGGTGTAAACCACCTGTTTTGCCACGGAAATACCAATTCCATTGGCTCCCTGGTCACCGATCCCCAGTATCTGCTCAGAATCAGTTAAAACAATAAGATCGATCTCATCTTCAGCCCAGTGGTCTAAAATTTCCTGGATATGTTCCCTTTCAGGGTAAGATAGGTAAATACCACGGGGTTTTCGAAACTCGTCACTGTAACGCTGGATTGCCAGGCCAGCAGTTGGTGTGTAAACGATGGGCATCATTTCCTGGATGTGTTCCCTGATTAGGCGGAAAAATAGTGTTTCATTGGTGTTGTAGAGGTTGTTTAAAAAGATATTTTTCTGCAGATCATCGCTCTGCAGGGAGAACTGTTGGTAAGCCCTCTGCAGTTGATCGTCCAGAGTTTCTACTGAATGGGGCAAAAGTCCGATAAGATGAAACAATTCCCTTTCCTTAGTGCTAAAAGCAGTACCCTTATTTAATTGTGAAGATTGAAGGAGTTGACTCCCTTTAAGATCAGTTTTAATATATTTAGTTCCTTCTTTTTCTACAGTAACCGCTATGGATTTAAACTGTAACCCCCCATATTTGGGAAACTCCGGGATATTTAATTGTCCCCCGGGTATGGGATATAATTATAATTTCAACCTTTATATATACTTTGCGGATTTAAAGGGTTAAATTTCTGTCAGATTCTCCATTCTGGACATGTATGATGACATAATCCTGACAATGAAAATTATGGAGAGGATACAATCTGATCTAATCCACGGGCATAGTCCGGGAGAGATGTTCTCATTTTACCATATCCCTTCTTTTAATCTATAGTTAAATCTTTGCCGACTATAGAAAATAAGAAAGGTCATTAAAACAATAATAAAAATGGTGATAAAATATGGGAGAGTTCATTACCATAACCCCGAAAAGTGCCTGGGAATTAATTAAAAAGGAACCAGAGATCACCATACTGGACATACGGCCCAATGCAGATTTTAAGAGGGAACATATTCCCGGGTCAGTGAACCTGGATTATGATGGCCACCAGTTCCCGAGTAAAGTGGAAAAACTGGATAAAAACCAGCCCTACATCATTTACTGTAAAAGCGGGGTTAGAGGTGGTTACTTCCTGGAAAAAATGAAAGAATCAGGTTTTGTGGGGGCTTATAATATTTTGGGTGGTTTTGTAGCCTGGAAGATAAGTAAATTACCCCTAACCAGTGAAGAATGAGTCATACTGGCCAAAATTAATGAGTCGTTGGAATAGAATGCTTTTTGTTAAATCAAAGGTAGACCTTTCCCTGATAAGACGGATTGTAGAATTGTTAAGTTAATCAAAAACCAGAATTTCAATCAAAAACAAGAAGTGACAAATTTTTGCTATCACTATATAGAGCGGCGTATCAGAAAAAGCGATTATGTTACATAAGCCTTATTTTGATTAAATAAACTTTATAATTACTTATTTTTTACTAATTTGCTTGGAAAATTCTTGAATAAAAAGGCAATGTAAAAAAAGTTAGTGAAAAAGTGAAAATTTCAAATAATTAAATTTTTCAGGGCTGAATTAACTCTATTTCCACGCCATCAGGCCCTTCTAGGAAGGCAATTTTAGGACCTCCCGGTGCACCCATGGGGCCACGGATTAAGTCCAATCCTTTGGATTTTAACGTAGCTATTTCTTCCTCTATGTTTTCCACTTCAATACCCACCATGAAGAGGCCCTGTTTACCTTCTTCACCTTCCACCAGTTCAATGGTGGCCTCTCCTTCACCTTTAAAGAAGGCTATGGTCAGGCCATCTCTGGGGCTGAAACGTCTTACTTCTTCCAGTCCTAAAACCTCGGTGTAAAACTGGGCGGACTCATCCAGATTTCCCACGGCTACTACACTGTTTTTGATTTTCACTAAAAATTCCCCCTTATTTTTATAGAAGATTTTAAGTTTTTAGAAAATGATAGACTCTCGTAGATCTAAATTGAATTGGTAAAGGGATTACGATGAATGGTAATGGTAAATTAAAATAAAGAAGTAGTCACTGCAAAAATTTTGCTATCACTATATAGAGCGACACATCAACAATCACGAATTTTGATTAGCTTCCAGTTTTTGACTTATATGTTGATATATTTCCTTAGTCACTCCAACGTTCCTAATAAAATCGTTGGAATACCTTATATCTCCCCTCCGTGGGTTGTCCTTTCTCATGACGTACATGCAGATGGCGGTTATAATCATGAGGGGATCGGTTTTACGACCCTTACCTCCGCGGTAGAGTTTACGGAAATCTGAATTGCAGATTATCTCCCGGGCCCGGTCCTTCTGACCACCACCCACGGGCATCATAACCTCGTCGCCCTCTTCTCGCTTGGTTAAGACCATGGTTGGGCTGTGACCGGTCATCATAAAGTTACTGGCCACCACACTGAGCATGGCCATTTTTTCCTGGTTACGGAAATCTTCCTCGGGAGTTTTCTCCCTGTGGGACTTGTATCGATTGTACTTTTTAATCTTCCTTTCCATACGATCGATTTTGGCATTATCATCCAGGAAGATGTGTTTTCGTTTTTTCAAGTTCCTCACCAATTCGT encodes:
- a CDS encoding NAD-dependent malic enzyme, translated to MPEFPKYGGLQFKSIAVTVEKEGTKYIKTDLKGSQLLQSSQLNKGTAFSTKERELFHLIGLLPHSVETLDDQLQRAYQQFSLQSDDLQKNIFLNNLYNTNETLFFRLIREHIQEMMPIVYTPTAGLAIQRYSDEFRKPRGIYLSYPEREHIQEILDHWAEDEIDLIVLTDSEQILGIGDQGANGIGISVAKQVVYTLCAGINPRRMLPIMIDVGTNNSRLLEDPFYLGWRHPRISQGEYHHFVEAVIEAIKGKFPRVFLQWEDFGKKNARHHLDRYQDRMCTFNDDIQGTGAVAMAALLNALEVTGTPLSHHRVLIYGAGTAGCGIADQIWKQMVKEGLNHEEAYRRFWLIDRKGLVTSTREDIDYFKAPYARPPEETEIWGSGDDPGDLLDVVRKVHPTILIGTSTVQGAFTREVITTMASQVEHPIIFPLSNPLTLVEAVPDDLIRWTGGKVLVATGSPFKDVNFQGQSYPVAQCNNALIFPGLGLGVISSQAERMTAGMMDAATQALASSVEEEDIRRLLPDVSHLMEVSKNIGMAVAEQAILEGVACCQDNDVESLVESNIWEPVYRPYKPLKIPAK
- a CDS encoding rhodanese-like domain-containing protein; amino-acid sequence: MGEFITITPKSAWELIKKEPEITILDIRPNADFKREHIPGSVNLDYDGHQFPSKVEKLDKNQPYIIYCKSGVRGGYFLEKMKESGFVGAYNILGGFVAWKISKLPLTSEE
- a CDS encoding VOC family protein, yielding MKIKNSVVAVGNLDESAQFYTEVLGLEEVRRFSPRDGLTIAFFKGEGEATIELVEGEEGKQGLFMVGIEVENIEEEIATLKSKGLDLIRGPMGAPGGPKIAFLEGPDGVEIELIQP